A stretch of the Serratia marcescens genome encodes the following:
- a CDS encoding sugar ABC transporter ATP-binding protein, whose protein sequence is MAISGNTATQGTPLIALQQLSMTFGGQRALNAISLALMPGEVHCLAGTNGCGKSTLIKTIAGVYQPDDGSRITIDGQTFGRLSPDQARAFGIQVIYQDLSLFPNLTVAENIAFEHNLHGLLGWYRPARLRRTAERLLQELSFHLDLDKRVAELPIAQRQQVAICRALVAEARLVIMDEPTASLTRTEVNQLLRTVDYLKAKGICVVFVSHRLDEVLEISDRVTVIRDGNKIGTWPAAEITGERLTELMTGLKLDYRLKSPSMNKDRVMLEADRLSRTGQYQDVSFRLHQGEVLGLCGLLGSGRTELALSLFGMTRPDSGKLYLDSKPVRFRGHEDAIKAGIGYVSEDRLTLGLVQQQSVADNAVLTILDKLRGRFRLIDDYRKNRIVAEWIAKLGVRVADPEQAVSTLSGGNQQKIVLAKWVLTQPRILILDSPTVGVDVGAKASIYQLIHLLAQEGIAILLISDEVPEVYYNCDRVLHFSGGSVIGEYLPGQVSQQQLAEAVNA, encoded by the coding sequence ATGGCGATTTCCGGCAATACGGCAACGCAGGGCACGCCGCTGATCGCGCTGCAACAGCTGTCGATGACCTTTGGCGGGCAGCGTGCGCTAAACGCTATCTCGCTGGCGCTGATGCCGGGGGAAGTGCACTGCCTGGCCGGCACCAACGGCTGCGGAAAAAGTACGTTGATCAAGACGATCGCCGGCGTGTATCAACCGGACGACGGCAGCCGCATCACCATCGACGGGCAAACCTTCGGCCGGCTGTCGCCGGATCAGGCGCGCGCCTTCGGAATCCAGGTGATCTATCAGGATCTGTCGCTGTTTCCCAACCTGACGGTGGCGGAAAACATCGCCTTCGAGCACAACCTGCATGGGCTGCTGGGATGGTACCGCCCGGCGCGGCTGCGGCGCACCGCCGAGCGCCTGCTGCAGGAGCTGAGTTTCCATCTGGATCTCGACAAACGGGTGGCGGAGCTGCCGATCGCCCAGCGCCAGCAGGTGGCGATCTGTCGCGCGCTGGTGGCGGAGGCGCGGCTGGTGATCATGGATGAACCGACCGCCTCGCTGACCCGCACCGAGGTCAATCAGCTGCTGCGCACGGTGGATTACCTGAAAGCGAAAGGCATCTGCGTGGTGTTCGTCAGCCACCGGCTGGACGAGGTGCTGGAGATCTCGGATCGCGTCACGGTGATCCGCGACGGCAACAAGATCGGTACCTGGCCGGCGGCGGAGATCACCGGCGAGCGTCTGACCGAGCTGATGACCGGCCTGAAGCTGGACTATCGCCTGAAGTCACCGAGCATGAATAAGGATCGGGTGATGCTGGAGGCGGATCGCCTCAGCCGCACCGGGCAGTATCAGGACGTGAGCTTCCGGCTGCATCAGGGCGAGGTGCTTGGGCTGTGCGGGCTGCTCGGCTCCGGGCGCACCGAGCTGGCGCTGAGCCTGTTCGGCATGACCCGGCCGGACAGCGGTAAGCTCTACCTCGACAGCAAACCGGTGCGCTTTCGCGGCCATGAGGACGCGATCAAGGCCGGTATCGGCTACGTCTCGGAGGATCGCCTGACGCTCGGCCTGGTGCAGCAACAGTCGGTGGCGGACAACGCAGTGCTGACCATTCTCGATAAGCTGCGCGGGCGTTTTCGCCTGATTGACGACTACCGCAAGAATCGCATCGTCGCGGAATGGATCGCCAAACTTGGCGTGCGGGTGGCGGATCCGGAGCAGGCGGTTTCGACGCTGTCCGGCGGCAATCAGCAAAAGATCGTATTGGCCAAGTGGGTGCTGACCCAGCCGCGGATCCTGATCCTTGACTCGCCGACCGTCGGCGTCGACGTTGGCGCCAAGGCCAGCATCTACCAACTGATCCATCTGCTGGCGCAGGAGGGGATCGCCATTTTACTGATCTCCGACGAGGTGCCGGAGGTGTATTACAACTGCGATCGGGTGCTGCACTTCAGCGGCGGCAGCGTGATCGGCGAATACCTGCCGGGGCAGGTGAGCCAGCAACAGCTGGCGGAGGCGGTCAATGCGTAG